Genomic window (Hydrogenimonas cancrithermarum):
TCCCATGTATCGGGACTCAGGTTCGGCACGACGACGGGAATGAGCCCGCTCAGGTTCTCTTCGAACCATTTGCGCTTGTAGACAGGCTCGATCGTCTGTGTCGTCCCGACGAGGATGGAGATGGAACTCGTCGGTGCGATCGCCATCAGGTAGCCGTTTCTCATGCCATCCTCTTTGACCTTTTTGCGCAGAGCTTCCCAGTCGTAAATGTAACCAAAGAGTCCGCCGCGGTCGGTCAGTGCACGGGCACGTTCGTTGGCGTTGTCGATGGGAAGAACGCCACGGCTCCATTTGGAACCTTCGAAATCCGGATAGCACCCTTTTTCGATGGCGAGATTCGACGAGGCTTTGATGGCGTTGTAGCTGATCATCTCCATCACTTCGTCGATCAGGTTGAGATGTTCGCTGCTTCCCCACTTCACCTGCTTTTCTGCAACCATCTGTGCTTCACCCATGACGCCAAGTCCGATGGAGCGCGAGCGTTCATTGGTCTTTTTGACTTTCTCGAGCGGATAGAAGTTCAGGTCGATGACATTGTCAAGCATTCTGACGGCGATCGGTATGACACGTTCGATGTCTTCTTGTGTATTGATCTTCGAAAGATTGACACTGGCGAGATTGCAGACCGCCGTCTTCCCGTCCTCTCCCACCTTTTCGACGATATAGATCTCTTTTCCGCCGATGCTGTCGAGTGCCGTAATCTTTTTCGCTTTTTTTGTAATGCCGCTGTCAACGGTGATATCCTCTTCCTCTTCGTAGTAGGCGACACTTCCGTCGATGAACTTCACCTGTACCTTGTAGCGGTTGGGTTCGGTATTTTGGAAGATTTCCGTACAGAGGTTGGAACTTCGGATAATGCCGCAATGGTCGTTCGGGTTCACTTTGTTCGCTGTATCTTTGAAGCAGAGGAACGGGTTGCCGACTTCGAAGTAGCTCATCAATATCTTCTTCCACAACTCTTTCGCTTTGACCCGCTCTTTGAGGATATTCGGATCTTTTTCATACTCGAGATAGCGCTTTTCGAACGCTTCGCCGTGAAGATCGGTCAGGTCTCCGGTTTCGTACGGGTCGAAGAGTGTCCAGACACCATCCTCTTCGACACGCTTCATGAAGAGATCGTTGATCCAGAGCGCAGGGAACAGATCGTGCGCCCGCCGTCTCTCTTCACCCGAGTTTTTCTTGAGATCGATGAAATCCCAGATATCGATGTGCCACGGTTCGATATAGACGGCGATGGCACCTTTGCGCGTGCCGAGCTGGTCGACGGCGATCGCGATGTCGTTCGTGATCTTCAGAAACGGTACGATGCCGCCTGCGGCATTCTTGTGGCTGTCGATGTAGCTTCCCATCCCTCGCACCTTGCTCCAGTCCCAGCCGATCCCGCCGCCGAATTTGCTCAGCAGCGCCATCTCTTTGTAGGCATCGAAAATCCCTTCGATCTTGTCGGGTGTGCTTCCGATGTAGCACGAGGATAACTGGTGCCTCGGGGTTCTTGCATTGGAGAGTGTCGGTGTCGCGACCATCACCTCGAATCTGCTGATGACATCGTAGAACTTCTTGGCCCACTCCTGGCAGTTGAGTTCGTTCTGTGCGAGGAACATCGCGACGGCCATGAAGAGATGCTGCGGCAGTTCGATCGGGTTGTTCTCTCTGTCTTTAAGCAGATAACGGTCGTAGAGTGTACGGATGCCGAGATATGTGAACTGCAGATCGCGTTCCGGCTCGATGTGGGCATTCAGATCGTCGAGGTCGTATTTCTCTTTGAGCCCCAAGACGATGCGCCCCTCCGCCTCTCCTTTTTCGAAGTATTCGCGAAGATGTGCATACCCTGTAAAGCCGTTGACTTTGTGGTAAAGGTCGTAAAGAAAGAGCCGTGCCGCGACGAAGGTCCAGTTTGGCCTGTCGATGTCGATCTTGTCAACGGCAGTCTTGATCAGTGTCTGCTGAATCTCTTCGGTCGTTATCCGGTCGCGGAACTGGATCTTCGCATCGACTTCGAGTTCGCTCTGGCTGACCCCTTCGAGTCCTTCGACGGCAGCCGATGTATATTTCTGAATCTTTGTAATGTCAAGCGGCTCGGCTCGTCCGTTTCGCTTGATGACTGTCAACACTCCCAATGACATGGCACACTCCCCTCTCTTTTATTTTCCAAAAACGCGTGCGAAAATCCGGTCAACGTTTTTTGTATAGTATCCGTAGTCGAAGCACTCACGGATCTCCTCTTCGCTGAGCTTGCTGCGAAGTTCATCATCGGCAAGCAGATACTGCAGATAGAGGCTCTCCCCCTTTTCATTCAGTGCAGGCTTTCCTTTTTGCAGGTCTTCCCACACTTTCATCGCATTGCGTTGGACGATTTTGTAGGCGTCTTCTCTGGTGACGCCACGTTTTGGAAGCTCCAGCAAAACACGCTGCGAGAAGACGAGGCCGCCGGTGAGGTTCAGGTTCTTCATCATGTTTTCCGGATAGACAACCAGTTTGTCAAGCAACCCATCGAGGCGCATAAGCATGAAGTCCGCAGTAATGAACCCGTCCGGCAGGATAAACCGTTCGACGGAACTGTGGCTGATGTCACGTTCGTGCCAGAGTGCGACATTCTCCATCGCCGGCATACAGTAGCTTCTGACCATGCGTGCCAGACCTGTCAGGTTCTCGCTCAGAACCGGATTGCGTTTGTGCGGCATAGCCGAACTTCCCTTCTGGCCTTTGTGGAAAAACTCTTCGCATTCATAGACTTCCGTACGTTGGAAATGGCGGATGTTGACGGCGATTTTTTCGACAGTCGAAGCGATCAGTGCGAGGGCTGTCATCAGACGTGCGTAGCGGTCACGTTGAACGACCTGGTTGGAAACGGGTGCCGGTTTGAGTCCGAGCTCTTCACAGACGTACTCTTCGAGTTCGATCGGCGCATGTGCGAAGTTGCCCATCGCACCGCTCACTTTTCCGACGTTGATTACCTCGTATGTCTCTTCGAGGTTTTTGAGATGGCGCTTCATTTCGTCGTACCAGATGGCCAATACCAGTCCGAACGTGATCGGTTCCCCGTGAATTCCATGGCTTCGTCCGACCATCAGTGTCAGCTTGTGCTCCATCGCACGGCGTTCAATTGTCTCCATTACCTGCTTGACATCTTCGATGATCAGCTTGAGACTGTCACGCATCTGTAATGCGACGGCTGTATCGATGGTGTCAGAGCTTGTCATGCCGTAGTGGACCCATCGGCTCTCTTCGCCGAGACTTTCCGAAACGGATGTCAAAAACGCTATGACGTCATGTCGTGTTTCACGCTCTATCTCGTCGATCCTGTCGATATCGAAAGAGGCATTTTCTTCGATTTTTTTCGCATCTTCGTCGGGAATGAGCCCCAGGCGGTTCCACGCTTTGACAGCTGCGATTTCAACATCGAGCCATGCCTGGTATTTCGCTTGCATCGTCCATTTC
Coding sequences:
- a CDS encoding ribonucleoside-diphosphate reductase subunit alpha; protein product: MTVIKRNGRAEPLDITKIQKYTSAAVEGLEGVSQSELEVDAKIQFRDRITTEEIQQTLIKTAVDKIDIDRPNWTFVAARLFLYDLYHKVNGFTGYAHLREYFEKGEAEGRIVLGLKEKYDLDDLNAHIEPERDLQFTYLGIRTLYDRYLLKDRENNPIELPQHLFMAVAMFLAQNELNCQEWAKKFYDVISRFEVMVATPTLSNARTPRHQLSSCYIGSTPDKIEGIFDAYKEMALLSKFGGGIGWDWSKVRGMGSYIDSHKNAAGGIVPFLKITNDIAIAVDQLGTRKGAIAVYIEPWHIDIWDFIDLKKNSGEERRRAHDLFPALWINDLFMKRVEEDGVWTLFDPYETGDLTDLHGEAFEKRYLEYEKDPNILKERVKAKELWKKILMSYFEVGNPFLCFKDTANKVNPNDHCGIIRSSNLCTEIFQNTEPNRYKVQVKFIDGSVAYYEEEEDITVDSGITKKAKKITALDSIGGKEIYIVEKVGEDGKTAVCNLASVNLSKINTQEDIERVIPIAVRMLDNVIDLNFYPLEKVKKTNERSRSIGLGVMGEAQMVAEKQVKWGSSEHLNLIDEVMEMISYNAIKASSNLAIEKGCYPDFEGSKWSRGVLPIDNANERARALTDRGGLFGYIYDWEALRKKVKEDGMRNGYLMAIAPTSSISILVGTTQTIEPVYKRKWFEENLSGLIPVVVPNLSPDTWEYYTPAFELDQKVLVRAAAVRQKWIDQGQSLNIFMSLDKASGRYLHEIYTEAWNLGIKSTYYLRSQSPEMVEEVADRSMECMGCQ
- the purB gene encoding adenylosuccinate lyase, with the translated sequence MVERYAREEMKSKWTMQAKYQAWLDVEIAAVKAWNRLGLIPDEDAKKIEENASFDIDRIDEIERETRHDVIAFLTSVSESLGEESRWVHYGMTSSDTIDTAVALQMRDSLKLIIEDVKQVMETIERRAMEHKLTLMVGRSHGIHGEPITFGLVLAIWYDEMKRHLKNLEETYEVINVGKVSGAMGNFAHAPIELEEYVCEELGLKPAPVSNQVVQRDRYARLMTALALIASTVEKIAVNIRHFQRTEVYECEEFFHKGQKGSSAMPHKRNPVLSENLTGLARMVRSYCMPAMENVALWHERDISHSSVERFILPDGFITADFMLMRLDGLLDKLVVYPENMMKNLNLTGGLVFSQRVLLELPKRGVTREDAYKIVQRNAMKVWEDLQKGKPALNEKGESLYLQYLLADDELRSKLSEEEIRECFDYGYYTKNVDRIFARVFGK